GCAGAAAAGATACATCAGTCATTGAAAGAATAGTATTTTTCCCGCACCATTACCTCGCGGTTTACAAGAGCTAACTATAATGCGTTTTACCATACCAAATATACTTACTTTATTACGATTGGCGTTAATACCAGTTTTGGTCATTGTTTTTTATCTTCCCTACAGTTGGGCTCCTTTTGCTGCGGCAATGGTCTTTTGGTTTGCTGCTGTCACAGATTATTTCGATGGCATGCTCGCCCGTAAACTGGGTCAAACTTCTCGCTTCGGTGCTTTTCTTGATCCTGTTGCCGATAAGGTAATGGTCGCAACAGCTCTTATTTTAATTACCGAGCATTACGAGACTATCTGGATAACCATTCCAGCTGTCACCATGATTTCACGAGAGATCATTATATCTGCATTGCGAGAATGGATGGCAGAAATTGGCAAGCGAGCTAGTGTGGCGGTTTCATGGGTTGGGAAAGTCAAAACCGTGGCGCAGATGTTTGCTTTATGGGTGTTAATATGGCGTTATGATGATTGGATGGTTTGGGTTGGTTATGCGGCACTTTATATTGCAACGATACT
This portion of the Vibrio sp. VB16 genome encodes:
- the pgsA gene encoding CDP-diacylglycerol--glycerol-3-phosphate 3-phosphatidyltransferase, producing MRFTIPNILTLLRLALIPVLVIVFYLPYSWAPFAAAMVFWFAAVTDYFDGMLARKLGQTSRFGAFLDPVADKVMVATALILITEHYETIWITIPAVTMISREIIISALREWMAEIGKRASVAVSWVGKVKTVAQMFALWVLIWRYDDWMVWVGYAALYIATILTYWSMIQYLAAAKGDLLDKKHQ